In one Lolium rigidum isolate FL_2022 chromosome 3, APGP_CSIRO_Lrig_0.1, whole genome shotgun sequence genomic region, the following are encoded:
- the LOC124696088 gene encoding ATPase 10, plasma membrane-type-like: MDDDGLGKPLLGPESFSTEDIDLGNLPLEDVFEQLSTSRSGLSSADVAERLQLFGANRLEEKRENKVLKFISFMWNPLSWVMEAAAIMALVLTNGGSQGPDWEDFVGIVCLLFINSTISFVEENNAGNAAACLMARLAPKTKVLRDGKWQELDASVLVPGDIISIRLGDIVPADARLLEGDSLKIDQSALTGESLPVTKRTGDLVFTGSTCKHGEIEAVVIATGVRSFFGKAAHLVDSTEVVGHFQKVLTCIGNFCICSIAVGVIVEVIVMFAVQHRSYRVGINNVLVLLIGGIPIAMPTVLSVTLAIGSHRLSQQGAITKRMTAIEEMAGMDVLCCDKTGTLTLNHLTVDKNLIEIFSGGMDRDMIILLAARASRVENQDAIDMAIINMLADPKEARANITEVHFLPFNPVDKRTAITYIDYGGNWFRVSKGAAEQILNLCYNKDDIAEKVERVVNRFAERGLRSLAVAYQEVPEKSRHGHGGPWVFCGLLPLFDPPRHDSADTIRKALDLGVCVKIVTGDHLAIAKETGRRLGTGTNMHPSEALFGRGGDRAAAPVEELVESADGFAGVFPEHKHEIVRILQAQGHVCGMTGDGVNDAPALKKADIGIAVSDATDAARAAADIVLTEPGLSVIVSAVLTSRTIFQRMKNYTIYAVSITIRIVLGFVLLASIWEYDFPPFMVLIIAILNDGTIMAISKDRVKPSRRPDSWRLNEIFATGVVIGTYLALVTVLFYWAVTRTTFFESHFSVGSLKSDTEKISSAMYLQVSIISQALIFVTRSRGLSFLDRPGTLLVCAFVLAQLVATLVAVYATVSFASISGIGWRWAGVIWLYSLVFYVPLDLIKIAVRYTLSGEAWNLLFDRKTAFAMRRDHGKEARWALSKRGGVQRRALSDHLISSRTPPYRHSLAAEHAKRRAEISRLGETHALRAHVESMMKLKRVGSHAIGSAHSL, from the exons ATGGATGATGACGGGCTGGGAAAGCCGTTGCTTGGACCTGAGAGTTTCAGCACCGAAGACATTGATCTG GGGAACCTGCCCCTGGAAGACGTCTTTGAGCAGCTGAGCACGTCCCGCAGTGGACTCTCTTCAGCGGATGTCGCGGAACGGCTGCAGCTGTTCGGCGCAAACCGACTGGAGGAGAAGCGT gAGAACAAGGttctcaagttcatcagtttcatGTGGAACCCATTGTCATGGGTAATGGAGGCAGCAGCAATCATGGCACTGGTCTTGACAAACGGGGGT AGTCAGGGTCCGGACTGGGAGGACTTCGTGGGAATCGTCTGCCTTCTTTTCATCAACTCAACGATCAGCTTCGTGGAGGAGAACAACGCCGGCAATGCCGCGGCTTGTCTCATGGCCCGCTTGGCGCCTAAAACAAAG GTTCTTAGAGATGGGAAATGGCAAGAGCTGGATGCTTCCGTACTGGTACCCGGAGACATCATCAGCATCAGGCTTGGTGATATTGTCCCTGCAGATGCGCGACTACTCGAGGGGGATTCTCTCAAAATTGATCAG TCAGCTCTCACTGGAGAATCCCTACCTGTCACCAAAAGGACTGGCGACCTAGTATTCACTGGTTCAAcatgcaagcatggtgagatcgaAGCTGTCGTCATTGCAACCGGGGTccgctctttcttcgggaaggcaGCTCATTTGGTGGACTCTACAGAGGTTGTTGGCCATTTCCAGAAG GTTCTTACCTGCATAGGCAACTTTTGTATCTGCTCGATTGCGGTTGGGGTGATCGTCGAGGTTATCGTCATGTTCGCGGTCCAGCACCGGTCGTACCGGGTCGGAATCAACAATGTGCTTGTTCTTCTGATCGGAGGGATACCGATCGCAATGCCGACTGTTTTGTCGGTCACACTTGCAATAGGTTCTCATCGCCTATCTCAACAG GGTGCCATCACCAAAAGGATGACAGCCATTGAGGAGATGGCAGGAATGGATGTTCTCTGCTGTGACAAAACCGGAACGCTCACTCTCAACCATCTTACGGTCGACAAAAACCTAATCGAG ATTTTCAGCGGAGGAATGGACAGGGACATGATTATCCTGTTGGCTGCAAGAGCATCAAGAGTGGAGAACCAAGATGCGATCGACATGGCCATCATAAACATGCTTGCTGATCCCAAAGAG GCACGCGCTAACATCACTGAAGTTCACTTTCTCCCATTCAATCCCGTCGACAAAAGGACGGCGATAACATACATTGATTATGGTGGCAATTGGTTCCGGGTCAGCAAAGGTGCTGCTGAGCAG ATCCTCAACCTGTGCTACAACAAGGATGACATCGCCGAGAAGGTGGAGCGTGTCGTCAACAGATTTGCGGAGAGGGGCCTCCGATCACTAGCAGTTGCTTACCAG GAGGTCCCGGAGAAATcaaggcacggccatggcgggccGTGGGTCTTCTGCGGCTTGCTGCCGCTGTTCGACCCGCCGCGGCACGACAGTGCCGACACCATCCGCAAGGCACTGGATCTCGGCGTGTGTGTGAAGATAGTCACCGGCGACCACCTGGCCATCGCCAAGGAGACAGGCCGGCGCCTCGGGACAGGGACCAACATGCACCCGTCGGAGGCGCTGTTCGGCCGCGGTGGCGATCGGGCGGCGGCTCCGGTGGAGGAGCTCGTGGAGAGCGCGGACGGGTTTGCGGGCGTGTTCCCGGAGCACAAACACGAGATCGTGCGGATCCTGCAGGCGCAGGGGCACGTGTGCGGGATGACCGGAGACGGCGTGAACGACGCGCCGGCGCTGAAGAAGGCCGACATCGGCATCGCAGTGTCCGACGCGACGGACGCCGCCAGGGCAGCCGCCGACATCGTGCTCACGGAGCCCGGCCTCAGCGTCATCGTCTCCGCCGTCCTCACCAGCCGCACCATCTTCCAGCGCATGAAGAACTACACG ATTTATGCAGTGTCCATCACTATACGGATAGTG CTTGGGTTTGTTCTTCTGGCGTCAATATGGGAATACGATTTTCCTCCATTTATGGTCCTGATCATAGCCATACTGAACGATG GGACTATCATGGCGATATCGAAGGATCGAGTGAAGCCATCGCGGAGACCGGATAGCTGGAGGTTGAACGAGATCTTCGCAACCGGGGTTGTCATAGGGACGTACCTCGCACTGGTGACGGTGCTGTTCTACTGGGCAGTCACAAGAACCACATTCTTCGAG TCTCACTTCAGTGTGGGATCTCTGAAGAGTGACACCGAGAAGATCTCGTCGGCGATGTACCTGCAGGTCAGTATCATCAGCCAGGCCCTGATATTCGTCACGCGCAGCAggggcctctccttcctcgacagGCCAGGGACTCTGCTCGTCTGCGCTTTCGTCCTAGCTCAGCTG GTGGCTACCCTGGTGGCAGTGTACGCGACAGTCAGCTTCGCGTCGATCAGCGGCATCGGGTGGCGCTGGGCCGGCGTCATATGGCTGTACAGCTTGGTGTTCTACGTCCCGCTCGATTTGATCAAGATCGCCGTCCGCTACACCCTCAGCGGCGAGGCGTGGAACCTGCTATTCGACAGGAAG ACTGCATTTGCAATGAGAAGAGACCACGGTAAGGAGGCGAGGTGGGCGCTGTCGAAAAGAGGCGGCGTGCAGCGGAGGGCGCTCTCTGACCATCTCATCAGCAGCAGGACGCCGCCGTATCGGCATTCTCTCGCTGCAGAGCACgcgaagaggcgcgccgaaatctcCAG GCTGGGAGAAACACACGCTCTGAGGGCGCACGTCGAGTCTATGATGAAGCTCAAGCGTGTGGGTTCGCACGCCATCGGGTCAGCGCACTCCCTTTGA